In one window of Opitutus sp. GAS368 DNA:
- a CDS encoding acyl carrier protein → MADQKTIDQRVKEIIVNQLNVNEEQITPQASFLDDLGADSLDTVELIMAFEEEFKDEIKGEIPESDAEKLQTVGDVTAYIQNKAGKK, encoded by the coding sequence ATGGCTGACCAGAAAACCATCGACCAGCGCGTCAAAGAAATCATCGTTAACCAACTGAATGTTAATGAGGAGCAAATCACACCGCAGGCGTCGTTTCTCGACGACCTTGGCGCCGACTCGCTCGACACCGTCGAGCTGATCATGGCTTTCGAGGAGGAGTTCAAGGACGAGATCAAGGGCGAGATCCCTGAGTCCGATGCCGAGAAGCTTCAGACGGTTGGCGATGTCACCGCCTACATCCAAAACAAGGCCGGTAAGAAATAA